A window of the Streptomyces sp. NBC_01351 genome harbors these coding sequences:
- a CDS encoding helix-turn-helix domain-containing protein, producing MTTPHDPAPGSPALPLATLLADPELGLEQIAGPVDDRLIGTAGTTEVEDPAPYLIGGELLLTAGVRLPQTPEGIDAYVRGVVGAGAAALGFGVAPVYDEVPPDLVTACERHSLPLLRVPVTTPFVAIGRSLYGAIAEASTRDLRHISQAQSALASAAARPDAMPAVLHQLSSHLGAWTVLIDAQGRDLFSAGPRPAPAVRQQMLDLAVRTMSRSRLARAGRTQPPTAAAEHHAGSRLTVHTLPGREGSTGPLVVGIAATTPPTVVHRAATGVATVLLSLLTSPRHALGTDSAGAGALVRLMLGASPADVAPALLPADAPPGGRWVVVHGHRGGPEAGSSVPVGGDPVQLAALGTALSTSYLDLDGDALRALVPGAPSIDAEAAARLGWTLGLSSPSATVDLPTADTQAERALRRALATGEPVVHHRAEEQSVHGIVNAADARALARARFAPLDTAAQPGPAVLLETLRTWLALHCSWDQTATALQVHRNTVRHRIGRVADLLETDVQDPDVRMELWFALHWLPGERQQD from the coding sequence ATGACCACTCCCCACGATCCCGCGCCCGGCTCCCCCGCCCTCCCCCTCGCCACGCTGCTCGCCGACCCCGAATTGGGTCTGGAACAGATCGCGGGCCCCGTCGACGACCGGCTGATCGGAACCGCCGGGACCACCGAGGTCGAGGACCCCGCTCCGTACCTGATCGGCGGCGAACTGCTCCTCACGGCCGGCGTGCGCCTTCCGCAGACCCCCGAAGGCATCGACGCCTACGTACGCGGCGTGGTCGGCGCGGGAGCGGCCGCGCTGGGCTTCGGCGTGGCCCCGGTCTACGACGAGGTGCCGCCGGACCTGGTCACAGCCTGCGAGCGGCACTCCCTTCCCCTGCTGCGCGTCCCGGTCACCACACCGTTCGTCGCCATCGGCCGCTCCCTCTACGGGGCGATCGCCGAGGCCAGCACTCGCGACCTGCGGCACATCTCCCAGGCGCAGTCCGCCCTGGCCTCCGCCGCGGCCCGCCCCGATGCGATGCCCGCCGTCCTTCACCAGCTCTCCTCCCACCTCGGCGCCTGGACCGTGCTGATCGACGCGCAGGGCCGTGACCTGTTCAGCGCCGGCCCCCGGCCCGCCCCGGCCGTCCGGCAGCAGATGCTCGATCTGGCCGTACGCACGATGTCCCGATCACGGCTCGCCAGGGCGGGACGCACCCAGCCGCCGACCGCCGCGGCCGAGCACCACGCGGGCAGCCGGCTCACCGTGCACACGCTCCCCGGCAGGGAAGGCAGCACCGGGCCGCTCGTGGTCGGGATCGCCGCCACCACGCCGCCCACGGTCGTGCACCGCGCGGCGACCGGCGTGGCCACCGTCCTGCTCTCCCTGCTCACCAGCCCCCGCCACGCCCTCGGCACGGACAGCGCCGGCGCCGGCGCGCTGGTCCGGCTGATGCTCGGAGCGTCACCCGCGGACGTCGCCCCCGCCCTCCTCCCTGCCGACGCGCCGCCCGGCGGTCGCTGGGTCGTCGTCCACGGCCACCGCGGCGGGCCGGAGGCCGGCTCGAGCGTGCCCGTCGGCGGCGACCCCGTACAGCTCGCAGCACTTGGCACCGCGCTGAGCACCTCCTACCTCGACCTGGACGGCGACGCGCTGCGTGCCCTGGTCCCGGGCGCACCCTCGATCGACGCCGAGGCCGCCGCCCGGCTGGGCTGGACGCTCGGCCTCAGCTCGCCCTCGGCCACTGTCGACCTGCCGACCGCCGACACGCAGGCCGAGCGCGCACTGCGGCGCGCCCTCGCCACCGGTGAGCCGGTCGTGCACCACCGTGCCGAGGAGCAGAGCGTGCACGGCATCGTCAACGCCGCCGATGCCAGGGCCCTCGCCCGCGCCCGCTTCGCCCCGCTGGACACTGCCGCACAGCCCGGCCCCGCCGTGCTGCTGGAGACGCTGCGCACCTGGCTCGCACTGCACTGCAGCTGGGACCAGACCGCCACCGCACTCCAGGTGCACCGCAATACGGTGCGCCACCGCATCGGCCGCGTGGCCGACCTCCTGGAGACCGACGTCCAGGACCCCGACGTCCGGATGGAGCTCTGGTTCGCCCTCCACTGGCTGCCCGGCGAACGACAGCAGGACTGA